One part of the [Synechococcus] sp. NIES-970 genome encodes these proteins:
- the pilT_1 gene encoding twitching motility protein, with protein MEYMIEDLMEQLVEMGGSDMHIQAGAPVYFRVSGKLGPINDEPLSAQEAQKLIFSMLNNTQRKDLEQNWELDCSYGVKGLARFRVNVYKERGCYAACLRALSSKIPNFDQLGLPDIVREMAERPRGLVLVTGQTGSGKTTTMAAMLDLINRTRAEHILTVEDPIEYVFPNHKSLFHQRQKGEDTKSFANALRAALREDPDIILVGEMRDLETISLAISAAETGHLVFGTLHTNSAASTIDRMLDVFPPIQQPQIRAMLSNSLLAVFSQCLVKKANPKPGEFGRAMAQEMMVVTPAIANLIREGKTAQIYSAIQTGMKLGMQTMEQALAALVATGSVTFEEALSKSGKPDELQRLVGGALGAGAAAKRR; from the coding sequence ATGGAATACATGATCGAAGACCTAATGGAGCAACTCGTCGAAATGGGCGGCTCTGATATGCATATCCAAGCCGGTGCCCCCGTCTACTTCCGCGTTAGTGGAAAACTCGGCCCCATCAACGATGAGCCCCTTTCGGCCCAGGAAGCCCAAAAGCTGATCTTCAGCATGCTCAACAATACCCAGCGTAAAGACCTCGAACAAAACTGGGAATTAGACTGTTCCTACGGTGTCAAGGGTTTAGCGCGGTTCCGGGTCAATGTTTATAAAGAACGGGGCTGTTATGCCGCTTGTCTCAGGGCTCTGTCTTCAAAAATCCCCAACTTCGATCAACTGGGTTTACCTGATATTGTCCGAGAAATGGCTGAACGTCCCCGGGGCCTGGTGCTCGTGACTGGCCAAACCGGCTCCGGAAAAACCACCACCATGGCGGCAATGTTAGATCTGATTAACCGCACCCGCGCCGAGCATATTCTCACCGTCGAAGATCCCATTGAATATGTTTTCCCGAACCACAAAAGCCTGTTTCACCAGCGGCAAAAGGGAGAGGATACAAAAAGCTTTGCCAATGCGCTTCGGGCGGCTCTCCGGGAAGATCCAGACATTATCCTCGTAGGAGAAATGCGGGACTTGGAAACCATCTCTTTGGCAATTTCTGCGGCAGAAACAGGCCACTTAGTCTTTGGGACGCTCCATACCAATTCCGCCGCTAGCACCATTGACCGGATGTTGGATGTGTTCCCACCGATTCAACAGCCACAGATTCGAGCGATGCTTTCTAATTCGCTCCTGGCGGTATTTAGTCAATGTTTGGTGAAAAAAGCGAACCCGAAACCCGGGGAATTTGGTCGGGCCATGGCCCAGGAAATGATGGTGGTCACGCCGGCGATCGCCAACCTGATTCGGGAAGGAAAAACCGCCCAAATTTATTCTGCGATTCAAACGGGGATGAAACTGGGAATGCAAACCATGGAACAGGCCCTCGCTGCATTAGTGGCCACAGGGTCTGTCACCTTCGAAGAAGCGCTCTCCAAGAGCGGTAAACCCGATGAGCTCCAACGTCTCGTTGGGGGAGCTCTAGGGGCAGGTGCTGCCGCAAAACGCCGTTAA
- the gspE gene encoding general secretion pathway protein E — protein MTQSPLPKRTRALALRNDFSPFGNKLIQQGVIDHQQMEKALVETRRSGRPLTAIVEELTGKALSPELVQQYKKHHLFELKILYGLNSIDPEVQKIDIDQMGELVNSLVPVELCRRHRLLPIRRIQDEVIVAMVEPDNLAAQDDLNRLFRLQNLTLRRIVITEDDYRQVLDGYLEQQVQVQIQQQEQAAKAAEAAALKKAVDIEDLDLGVSGELEEQGDDSADLMNENQASSAPVIKLVNKVLLKALQEGASDIHIEPQENDLRIRFRRDGVLQYAFDPLPKRIIPAVSARFKIMADLDIAERRSPQDGRIRRVFKGRKVDFRVNSLPSRYGEKIVLRILDNSSTQLGLDLLITNQNILSQVRELAQRPFGLILVTGPTGSGKSTTLYSILAERNNPGVNISTAEDPIEYSLPGITQVQVIREKGMDFASILRAFLRQDPDVILVGETRDKETAKTAIEAALTGHLVLTTLHTNDAPGAIARLDEMGVEPFMVSGALLGVLAQRLMRRVCSECRIPYEPTVEELARYGISSSESGQLTVYRANTLTPEQIQIAKDTGSLCPKCGGGGYKGRVGVYEFMQNSEEIERLINSGATTDMIKEAAVQAGMLSILAYSLELVREGHTTFEEVDRVTFTDSGLEAELKAKRKTGLVCQTCSAELKPEWIDCPYCMTPRFG, from the coding sequence ATGACCCAATCCCCCCTTCCAAAACGGACAAGAGCCCTTGCCCTCCGCAATGACTTCTCCCCCTTTGGTAACAAGTTAATTCAGCAGGGAGTTATTGACCATCAACAGATGGAAAAAGCACTCGTTGAAACCCGCCGTAGTGGTCGTCCCCTCACCGCCATTGTCGAAGAATTAACCGGAAAGGCGCTTTCTCCTGAATTAGTCCAACAATACAAAAAGCACCATCTTTTTGAGCTCAAAATCCTCTACGGGCTCAACTCCATTGACCCAGAGGTGCAAAAAATCGACATTGACCAGATGGGAGAGCTGGTTAATTCCCTTGTACCCGTAGAGTTATGCCGTCGTCACCGCCTTTTACCGATTCGTCGCATTCAAGACGAAGTGATTGTGGCGATGGTGGAGCCCGATAACCTCGCTGCCCAGGATGACCTCAACCGCCTTTTTCGTCTCCAAAATCTCACCCTGCGGCGCATCGTCATTACCGAAGATGACTACCGCCAAGTCCTTGATGGCTACCTAGAGCAACAGGTTCAGGTCCAGATTCAACAGCAAGAACAAGCGGCTAAAGCGGCAGAAGCGGCGGCCCTCAAGAAGGCAGTAGACATTGAAGACCTGGATTTGGGTGTCAGTGGTGAGCTCGAAGAACAGGGGGATGATAGCGCCGACCTGATGAACGAAAATCAGGCCAGTTCTGCTCCTGTGATTAAGCTTGTGAATAAAGTTTTGCTGAAGGCACTCCAGGAAGGGGCTTCTGACATTCATATTGAGCCCCAGGAAAATGACCTCCGCATCCGCTTCCGTCGGGATGGTGTGTTGCAATATGCTTTTGATCCCTTGCCAAAACGAATTATTCCCGCTGTTTCGGCGCGTTTTAAAATCATGGCGGATCTAGATATTGCAGAGCGGCGATCGCCTCAGGACGGTCGAATCCGGCGGGTGTTTAAGGGTAGAAAAGTCGATTTTCGGGTCAATAGTTTACCCAGTCGCTACGGAGAAAAAATTGTCCTCCGGATTTTGGATAATTCTTCGACCCAACTGGGGCTCGATCTCTTGATTACCAATCAAAATATCTTGAGTCAGGTCAGGGAGCTAGCCCAGCGGCCTTTTGGGTTGATCTTGGTGACGGGGCCGACGGGCTCGGGGAAGTCCACAACGCTCTATTCGATCCTCGCGGAACGCAATAATCCTGGGGTGAACATCAGTACCGCCGAAGACCCAATTGAATATTCATTGCCGGGGATTACCCAGGTGCAGGTGATTCGGGAAAAAGGGATGGACTTTGCCTCGATTCTGCGAGCCTTTTTGCGACAGGATCCAGACGTGATTCTTGTGGGAGAAACCCGAGACAAAGAAACAGCCAAAACAGCGATCGAAGCCGCCCTAACAGGGCACTTGGTTTTAACAACTCTCCACACTAACGATGCACCAGGGGCGATCGCCCGCCTTGATGAAATGGGGGTAGAGCCCTTTATGGTGTCTGGGGCACTTTTGGGGGTTTTAGCCCAACGACTCATGCGGCGAGTTTGTAGCGAATGTCGCATCCCCTACGAACCAACGGTAGAAGAATTAGCCCGTTACGGAATTTCCAGCAGCGAAAGTGGTCAGCTCACTGTCTATCGTGCCAATACCCTCACCCCAGAACAAATTCAAATCGCCAAAGACACTGGCAGCCTCTGTCCCAAATGTGGTGGCGGCGGCTACAAAGGCCGGGTTGGGGTCTATGAGTTTATGCAAAATAGCGAGGAGATCGAACGGTTGATCAACAGCGGCGCTACCACAGACATGATTAAAGAAGCCGCAGTCCAGGCAGGGATGCTCAGTATTTTGGCTTATAGCTTGGAGCTGGTCAGGGAAGGCCACACCACCTTTGAAGAGGTCGACCGGGTGACCTTTACGGACTCGGGCCTAGAAGCGGAACTAAAAGCCAAACGCAAAACAGGTCTTGTTTGTCAGACTTGCAGCGCCGAACTCAAACCAGAATGGATTGATTGCCCTTATTGCATGACCCCCCGCTTTGGTTAA
- the grpE gene encoding heat shock protein codes for MVEDTKNLDSPIEPGSTPESTADAAPGNTIESNLGDDAATTEVQVNEVFDTDEDSQEDDTPLDSAELELVVAALQQEITTLRQQLNTQSQQTEDFKGQYLRIVADFENFRKRTSKEKEEMELRIKCNTVNEILSAVDNFERARLQLKPTSEDGISIHKSYQGVYKQLVEGLKKIGVSAMRPEGQEFDPNFHEAIFQEPTTEYPEGTVIEQVVRGYLLGDMVLRHAMVKVATAPEVSSDDAASDGES; via the coding sequence ATGGTAGAAGACACGAAAAATCTTGATAGCCCCATTGAGCCAGGCTCCACCCCCGAGTCCACTGCTGACGCGGCCCCAGGAAACACCATCGAGTCTAACCTTGGAGATGACGCCGCTACCACTGAAGTTCAAGTCAACGAAGTCTTTGACACCGATGAAGATAGCCAAGAAGATGATACTCCCTTAGACAGTGCTGAGCTAGAACTCGTCGTCGCCGCCTTACAACAGGAAATTACCACCCTCCGCCAGCAACTCAATACCCAAAGCCAACAGACAGAAGACTTTAAAGGGCAGTACTTGCGCATCGTTGCCGACTTTGAAAATTTCCGGAAGCGCACCAGCAAAGAAAAAGAAGAAATGGAATTGCGGATCAAATGCAATACCGTCAACGAAATCTTGAGTGCTGTCGATAACTTTGAACGGGCGAGATTGCAGCTCAAGCCCACGTCCGAAGATGGCATCAGTATCCACAAAAGCTACCAAGGCGTGTACAAGCAACTCGTCGAAGGCCTCAAAAAAATTGGTGTTTCTGCCATGCGCCCAGAAGGTCAAGAATTTGACCCCAACTTCCACGAAGCCATTTTTCAAGAACCCACCACTGAATACCCCGAAGGTACAGTCATCGAACAGGTTGTGCGGGGTTATCTCTTAGGGGATATGGTGTTGCGCCATGCCATGGTCAAAGTTGCGACGGCCCCGGAGGTATCTAGTGATGATGCAGCCAGTGACGGTGAGAGCTAG
- the dnaK_1 gene encoding chaperone protein DnaK, Heat shock 70 kDa protein 1 has product MGKVIGIDLGTTNSCVSVLEGGKPMVITNAEGARTTPSIVGFGKSDIRLVGQLAKRQSVTNAENTVYSIKRFIGRRWDDTEQERQRVPYKCVRGKDDTVDVAIRKQVFTPQEISAMVLQKLKADAEAFLGEEVSQAVITVPAYFTDAQRQATKDAGTIAGLEVLRIINEPTAAALAYGLDKQDHEEFILVFDLGGGTFDVSILQLGDGVFEVKSTSGNNKLGGDDFDSAIVSWMVETFQQNEGIDLSGDKMAIQRLREAAEKAKIELSSTITTSINLPFITADDSGPKHFEIELARSQFEELVRGYIDATLRPVEQALKDAELTIDNIDRIILVGGSTRIPAVQQAIQGFFHGKQIDRSVNPDEAIAVGAAIQAGVLSGEVKDVLLLDVTPISLGIETLGEVFTKIIDRNTTLPTSNSQVFSTATDGQTSVEVHVLQGERALAKDNKSLGKFLLTGIPPAPRGLPQIEVSFEIDVNGILRVSAQDRGTGKEQGIKISNTGGLDPAEIEAMRAEAAKYAEQDRQRLQVVDLQNQADSLFYSLDSTLRENSDLITPETRTQLIEKRALLEQSFTDQSFSIAEIRRLLEDFKDALLAIGSKLYDSEGTPTYRPPTAYPVQTAEDDGVLDFPVEPGIVIEGGEGSITGDYESID; this is encoded by the coding sequence ATGGGCAAAGTAATTGGCATTGATCTCGGCACCACCAATAGCTGCGTTTCTGTCCTTGAGGGCGGAAAACCCATGGTTATTACCAATGCAGAAGGGGCGCGGACAACTCCCAGCATTGTGGGCTTTGGGAAAAGTGATATTCGTCTTGTTGGGCAATTGGCAAAACGTCAAAGCGTGACTAATGCAGAGAATACGGTTTACAGTATCAAGCGCTTCATTGGTCGGCGCTGGGATGATACGGAACAGGAACGGCAGCGTGTGCCGTATAAATGTGTCCGAGGCAAAGATGACACCGTAGATGTGGCTATCCGCAAGCAGGTTTTTACGCCCCAGGAAATCTCGGCGATGGTGCTCCAAAAGCTCAAAGCTGATGCTGAAGCTTTTTTAGGGGAAGAGGTATCCCAAGCGGTGATCACGGTGCCTGCTTATTTTACTGATGCCCAGCGCCAAGCCACCAAAGATGCTGGGACGATCGCCGGCCTAGAAGTGCTCCGCATCATTAACGAGCCGACCGCCGCCGCCCTTGCCTATGGACTGGATAAGCAAGACCATGAAGAGTTTATCTTGGTGTTTGATCTAGGGGGGGGCACCTTTGATGTCTCCATTCTCCAGTTGGGGGATGGTGTTTTTGAAGTTAAATCAACCTCTGGCAATAATAAGCTTGGGGGCGATGATTTTGACAGTGCTATTGTGTCCTGGATGGTAGAAACCTTCCAGCAAAATGAAGGCATTGATCTCAGTGGCGATAAGATGGCGATCCAGCGGCTCCGGGAAGCGGCAGAGAAAGCCAAAATCGAACTTTCAAGCACCATCACTACTTCTATTAATCTGCCTTTCATTACCGCCGATGACAGCGGCCCTAAGCATTTTGAGATTGAACTTGCCCGTTCTCAATTTGAAGAGCTTGTCCGGGGCTATATTGATGCCACCCTCCGTCCGGTGGAACAAGCTCTCAAGGATGCAGAATTAACCATCGATAACATTGACCGTATTATTTTGGTCGGTGGTTCCACCCGTATCCCTGCTGTCCAACAAGCGATCCAAGGCTTTTTTCATGGAAAACAAATTGATCGCTCGGTAAACCCCGATGAGGCGATCGCCGTTGGCGCCGCCATCCAAGCTGGTGTTCTCAGTGGAGAAGTAAAAGATGTCCTGCTGCTTGATGTCACCCCCATTTCTTTGGGAATTGAAACCCTTGGGGAAGTTTTCACAAAAATTATCGACCGGAATACGACGCTCCCCACGAGCAATTCCCAGGTTTTCTCCACCGCCACCGATGGTCAAACTTCCGTAGAAGTCCATGTGCTCCAGGGGGAACGGGCCCTGGCAAAGGACAATAAAAGTCTGGGGAAATTTTTACTGACGGGAATTCCCCCAGCCCCCAGGGGTTTACCACAAATTGAAGTCAGTTTTGAAATTGATGTGAACGGAATTTTGCGTGTTTCGGCTCAGGATCGAGGCACCGGTAAAGAACAGGGCATCAAAATCAGCAATACAGGGGGCTTAGACCCGGCAGAAATTGAAGCAATGCGGGCTGAGGCGGCCAAATATGCCGAGCAAGATCGTCAGCGGCTTCAGGTGGTGGATCTACAAAATCAGGCGGATAGCCTTTTTTATAGCCTTGATTCTACCCTGCGAGAAAATAGCGACCTGATCACCCCAGAAACTAGAACCCAGTTAATCGAAAAACGAGCTCTCCTGGAGCAATCATTTACCGACCAATCTTTTTCGATCGCCGAAATTCGTCGCCTCCTCGAAGACTTTAAAGATGCTCTTTTGGCGATCGGCTCAAAACTTTATGACAGTGAAGGGACGCCGACCTATCGACCCCCCACGGCCTATCCTGTCCAGACCGCAGAAGATGATGGGGTCCTCGACTTCCCTGTAGAACCGGGTATTGTCATTGAAGGTGGCGAAGGGAGCATCACTGGGGACTACGAAAGTATTGACTAA
- a CDS encoding haloacid dehalogenase-like hydrolase has translation MVRLISDFDGVVVDLSERYYHVYRWRLTQLAQPGQAIAPLTKTEFWALKRQKVSQRELGLRSGLTEEQLPEFKQLRDDHAHRLENMVHDRLIEGSLEALTAAKTWGWEVMTVTMRRHSELNQALALQPELRAVFPGDRRFCIPDTAERTQDIDQKPVLLGETLAQLPPREATWMVGDTEADIRAAQRHRIPVVAVLSGIRDRPRLEAHQPDFIVANLWEAVQLIRETVAR, from the coding sequence ATGGTCAGATTGATTTCGGATTTTGATGGAGTCGTGGTCGATCTCTCAGAACGTTACTATCACGTTTATCGCTGGCGGTTAACTCAACTCGCCCAACCAGGTCAGGCGATCGCCCCCCTGACTAAGACAGAATTTTGGGCCCTCAAGCGCCAAAAAGTTTCCCAACGAGAATTGGGCCTTCGTTCCGGTTTAACAGAAGAGCAACTGCCTGAATTTAAGCAGCTCCGGGACGACCACGCCCATCGCTTGGAGAATATGGTGCACGATCGCCTCATTGAAGGGTCCCTAGAAGCATTGACCGCAGCTAAAACCTGGGGCTGGGAGGTGATGACCGTGACCATGCGCCGCCACAGCGAACTAAACCAAGCCCTAGCATTACAACCAGAATTACGGGCCGTGTTTCCAGGCGATCGCCGCTTTTGTATCCCTGACACCGCCGAGCGCACCCAAGATATTGACCAAAAGCCCGTTCTCTTGGGGGAAACCCTCGCCCAGTTGCCCCCCAGGGAAGCCACTTGGATGGTGGGAGACACTGAAGCTGATATCCGCGCTGCCCAACGTCACCGAATTCCTGTGGTGGCCGTGTTATCCGGGATACGCGATCGTCCCCGGCTCGAAGCGCACCAGCCAGATTTTATCGTGGCCAATCTGTGGGAAGCAGTGCAGCTAATCCGTGAAACAGTCGCCCGCTAG